The DNA window GCTGGGTTTTAAGTCCGTTGGTTCACAATATTTAGCTGCATGCGTATgtaaagaaaatacttttaagTTACTAAACTGTTTGAGTAGAGTGACTCATGAGAAAATAGATATTGTTACACAGAGTTTCTATTTCTCATTGTAAAATACGACAGTGCGGAAAAACACCAGTTATTGAAGTTCTTTATTAAATCAAGCTAGTTAATGAAAGtgatttgattccccccccaGCAGTACTGAGAAGAGTCCAGTTAAGTTAAATAAATTGACAATGAGCATTTCAATCACATAACAGTGTGCACAGAGAAATGATTTATTATCTGAGAAGATACTGAGGTCTgggttaaaaataaacacacagaaaacagaacATTTCGTTACTGTAATTGTTACACTGCCCGAATAACAGTCTACCAACCTTCAAACTGAGCAAAACATACGAGTTATTGTTTTGATCTGGGTGAATTTAAACAGATGTCTGCATGTTTTGATGAggacaacagaaaaacaacctgagaaaataattatatttaacattGATCATCACTCATTAATTAGCATGCAAAAATAATATTTGCTCTCGAACGAAGATTTAAAAATCCCAGTGCTTTCTCCATTGCAACTCAGGAAATGGTATCCGTATCTACTTTAACCAGTTTGCATTGTGAGTTAATACAACACAgttaatttgcttttttttttttaagtttgtttttaaggtTTGTTACCACAGATAAACATTTTGATCCAGAAGTGCTTGCATTTAAGTATACGTTGGTACAAATgggtatttaaaataaataagcgTTTATTTCAGTATCAAACATGATGAAGTGCTAAGTGAGGATGAGGAACAGAGACACCATTTAATAACCTCTTATAACTTAATGGTTTTATGGCTTCAAAGTATCTCCTGCTTTCTGTAACGTCCTTATGGATCCAAATCTTCAGTGTAAGTGTTCAGTCTTACTGTTCTGACTTTGGGCTGTGGAACTGAATGACAGCGTACTTCCCACTGGTCATCCAGTCTGGTTCTTGGGAGGTGAGCTTTTCCCCTTGGCCTGGCTGCAGACCGACCTGGACGTTAGCTTTGAGAGTCCTCAGGCTACAGAGTGGCGCTGGCGTAAAACCTCGTAGTGCGGTGTCGAAGCCGGCTGTGTGGTCCCACTCCCGGTCCCCCGTCAGCTTCCTGTAGTTCAGGTCACCTTTGAACAGCACCAGGTCTGCCCCCTGCAGGGTCGCGTACAAGTCAGGAGCATCAGCCGCCATGTCGCTGAACTCATGGGGCTGCGTCCAGAAGGGATGGTCATGGTAGGACCACACACCCTCCTTCACGTAGCTCTGCCACTGTACACCACTCTTGGACATCCACATGTGATTGGCTGCCATGGTCTGCCGGATGGTCCACTGGAAATCGTTAACTGTGACGTCAGAGACAAACCACGGGAAACATTTGCCGTGGAATTGGACCTCCCGCGCGAGGCCTGAGGAAATCAGGAAATCTGCTAAGACCAAGTCGGAGACTAACTCAAAGCCAGCATTGTCTAGTACAATGTCCACTCGGCCTGCCGTAATTTTTCCTGACTGTCCTGGTCTTTGGGCAGAAATGAGAGTCAACCATACCAAGTTGGAGTCATCAACCAAGATGAACGGTTGTAGGCTGCTGAGGGAATCTAATGGACTGGTCTTCTGTGAGTTCTTTTGGCCTGCAGAGATGGACAGGTCGCACTTGTTTCCCCACAGAGAAACCTAGACAGAGGCAAATAGAAAATGTGATTGTAAAATAATTACCGAATGTTGAATATTATAAATCTGTAGAACACCTACAGTTTTTGGTGTAAGGAGTGCTTATTCTTCAAGTGCGTATCTTCCATAGCTTAAAGCTCACCACTAATTAAACAAGCTAACATAAAGCACAACAAAATAAGGGATGTAATGTAGTGAACAAGTTGGTGAAAATCTTGAGCCTTACATCAGGATGGATAAGTGCTGCATCATGTTAGGATTAGcttgattataaaataatacatcTCTCATCTCTCCGCTCGGGTGGAACACCAAAGATAGAAAAGGGATGtgtggatttgtttttgcaATTTGTTTTAACTCAGCTGGGAATCATAGCATAGAATTTCCTCAATAAGGTATTTTAGATACTGACCTTCAGTAGTTTGTTGAAAGTGTCAAGCAGCTGATTCTTAGATAGATCTTCCTTGTTCTTGTTGACACCCCCCAAGTATGTACACAAGGCCATTACAGCCTGCTGAGACTCAAAATAGCTCTGAGTCTTTGCCTCATTGAAGACGTCATAGTCACTGATGGGAGGACTGCAAGAAAAGCAGAAATACAATCATGACTGGAGGAGAAGtacaacacaacagagaaggaAAACTTAATTTACTTCTTCTATGGCTGAGTAGTAACTCAACACATAAATTGTATATAATTTACTGAGTTTTGTGTTTATTACTGTAATTCCTTGAATAGTGCAATAATGAGAATAACAATTAAGTGTATTAAGTATTAGGTGATTAAACAAAAATACTATGATAGAATATATGGACAAGTGAGGGAGGGAAAGCAGATCTAAGAGCATTTCCCTCAGATCATTTACCACCATTACTAGAAAGCAATGGTAATTTAAAATGTGGGGTTGGTTGTAAGGCCTGGTAGTTATGGTTGATAAGGATTATAACATAGTATATAATGACCAATCATCTTGTATTACAGTTACTGTCTAATGCAATGTTACAGACATCATATGATTTTAAAAATAGAGCAGCAGTTGATCCCAGTCCCAGATGTAAGCGCCTCTCACTTGAGCCAGAGGGCCTCCTGTATCCTCCGGTACATGTAGCACTCCACATAGAGCCACGGAGACTGGAACCAGCTGACAGAGTCCGGGTCCCCCTGAGGCCCCTGGTGTCTCTGCAGGTACTGGTTCCACGACTCGGCGTCCTGCAGGCTGTCTGCCAGGGCCAACACTGGCTTATCGGTCTGGAGCTCATTCCTCAGCTTGGACAGCAGACCTATGGTTTGCTTCTCTGCCTGGATGCCTTCCTGTGTGGAAACCGAGAGGGAACACATGCACGAGTTGTGAAGGGGAAAGGGTTTAGACATGTGCCTCATCATTCTGGATGGACTTAGTCTCACCTCTCCATATTCTTCAAAGAACTTGTTTTTGTTGCGATGGATTGTGTCCACCACTTTGGTCAGGATGGTGGGCAGCCGGTCTCTGATGGTCAGATAAGCAAACGACCTGCAGGGACCGGAAACAGTCGTTAACACAGCACATCCTCCTCGTTTtacactgcagcagctgtgtgcaCTCATGAGCTAAGCAGCGAATTAGCAAGGTGCTTATTAGCCCTCGCTCCACAGGCAGTTCGACTGTAAAAATACTAGCATGCTAGCATCAACaaacatgttagcatgctagcaaaGAGCTAATGCTAGTGTCGGTTTAAACGCGACAGTGCTAGCGTTACACAGCCGTTTTACACCCTCAGTGTTGTCGCACACAGTGTGTAACATGGCGATGTTGTGTTTAAAGCAGCTGTCAACCTACCCAACCACTTTAGCGGACAGCGAGGGAGGAACTCCGTGAACACACTTGTCGGCCGCCATTGTTGTTGCAGCAGGGAGACGATTCAAATTTAAACTTTATCGATAAAGCAGTTCCTGGACAGGAGCAGAGTGTGACGCGACTGCGGCGTGAAATATGGATTCTCTTTTCTAGCGTGGACGTGACGCAGCTGAGGATGATAATTCCATCGAGCTCAGTTTCCTTTGATTCTActtatgataataatattgaACATGTGTTTCCTGCTTCCTCTTAGAGTTCAGCTGTCATTCCGGACGCGATGCTGCCACCCAGCGGACAAAGCGCAAACTGCAGTGTCGGGCATGCGGCGTGTTGTTGCTGCCTGTGATTATATTTCAGAGATGCTGCACCGCACCGTGTTCGATTCCCTGTGACGCCCCCCCCGCTGGTCCACATGCACACTTCAAAGTTAATCTGTGTGAGGATTTTGAAGCT is part of the Limanda limanda chromosome 18, fLimLim1.1, whole genome shotgun sequence genome and encodes:
- the armt1 gene encoding damage-control phosphatase ARMT1, whose protein sequence is MAADKCVHGVPPSLSAKVVGSFAYLTIRDRLPTILTKVVDTIHRNKNKFFEEYGEEGIQAEKQTIGLLSKLRNELQTDKPVLALADSLQDAESWNQYLQRHQGPQGDPDSVSWFQSPWLYVECYMYRRIQEALWLNPPISDYDVFNEAKTQSYFESQQAVMALCTYLGGVNKNKEDLSKNQLLDTFNKLLKVSLWGNKCDLSISAGQKNSQKTSPLDSLSSLQPFILVDDSNLVWLTLISAQRPGQSGKITAGRVDIVLDNAGFELVSDLVLADFLISSGLAREVQFHGKCFPWFVSDVTVNDFQWTIRQTMAANHMWMSKSGVQWQSYVKEGVWSYHDHPFWTQPHEFSDMAADAPDLYATLQGADLVLFKGDLNYRKLTGDREWDHTAGFDTALRGFTPAPLCSLRTLKANVQVGLQPGQGEKLTSQEPDWMTSGKYAVIQFHSPKSEQ